The Bacillus sp. Y1 genome has a window encoding:
- a CDS encoding GntR family transcriptional regulator gives MAVKYKEIADQLESDIGDGKFDATKKLPTEEELMKTFEVSRNTIRKAITQLVNRGYIYQVQGSGMFLREKSVTDYINLGSLRGLTKDLTSKTIDTQILDLRVIEADEDTAQKIRCEKGAKLYFCKRLRAVDGEPFSIEISYFKKDIVPYLNEDIAKTSIYSYLIEDLKLQISFADKVVNCEKIDEEKAKLLNVKPEDPALIIENTVCLANGTIFELSKSIFHYQKAKILNRINFK, from the coding sequence ATGGCTGTAAAATATAAAGAAATAGCTGACCAGCTCGAATCGGATATCGGTGATGGAAAATTTGATGCAACAAAGAAATTGCCAACAGAAGAAGAACTAATGAAAACGTTCGAAGTGAGCCGCAATACGATACGAAAAGCCATTACTCAGCTTGTGAATCGAGGCTATATTTATCAGGTACAGGGCAGTGGAATGTTTTTAAGGGAGAAATCAGTAACAGATTATATTAATTTAGGAAGTCTTAGAGGGTTAACGAAAGATTTGACTTCAAAAACAATCGACACCCAAATCTTGGACTTACGCGTAATAGAGGCAGATGAAGATACAGCCCAGAAAATAAGATGTGAAAAGGGGGCAAAGCTTTATTTTTGTAAAAGGCTTCGAGCAGTGGACGGTGAACCTTTTTCCATTGAGATAAGTTATTTTAAAAAAGATATTGTTCCTTATTTAAATGAAGACATTGCGAAAACTTCTATTTACAGTTATCTAATAGAGGACTTAAAGTTACAAATTAGCTTTGCTGATAAAGTGGTCAACTGTGAAAAGATTGATGAAGAGAAGGCAAAATTGTTGAATGTAAAACCTGAAGATCCTGCACTAATTATTGAAAATACGGTATGCTTAGCAAATGGAACCATTTTTGAATTATCAAAATCCATTTTTCATTATCAAAAAGCCAAGATATTAAACCGGATCAATTTTAAATAA
- a CDS encoding ABC transporter ATP-binding protein, whose product MIKIFKHLQKKDWLLIMCSLVFIVAQVWLDLKLPDYMYEITMLVQTEGSKMSEVLVQGGYMILCAVGSMIAAMITGFFAAKVAAGFSVRLRGMVFEKTMSFSMEEINGFSTSSLITRSTNDITQIQLLIATGLQVLVKAPILAVWAVLKIMGKSWQWTAATGFAVLFLIVMLSVIIIVALPKFKVIQTLTDNLNRVTREHLSGIRVVHAYNAGGYQEEKFDKANNDLTNTNLFTSRVMAILMPTMGLIMSGLGLVIYWIGAFLINQAAVPDRLSLFSDMVVFSSYAVQVIMAFMMLSFVFIMLPRASVSAKRINEVLNTKAKIIDGNLTDGKEGLSGEIEFRNVSFKYPDAKDYILRNITFSAHKGETVAIIGSTGSGKTSLVNLIPRFYDATEGEIFINGMNVKNYSQEALHDKLGYVSQKAVLFRGTVSSNVAYGHNVNIVSEETGIKKAIEIAQATEFVEKMENQYEGEIAQGGTNISGGQKQRLSIARAIFKQPEIYLFDDSFSALDYKTDRTLRSLLKKEIKDATTIIVAQRIGTIKDADRIVVLDDGEVVGMGTHQELMINCEVYQEIAYSQLSKEELEIG is encoded by the coding sequence ATGATAAAAATATTTAAGCATCTTCAGAAAAAAGACTGGTTATTAATTATGTGCAGCTTGGTGTTTATTGTCGCACAGGTTTGGCTTGATTTAAAACTCCCTGACTATATGTATGAAATTACCATGCTTGTGCAAACAGAAGGAAGTAAGATGAGTGAGGTTCTCGTTCAGGGAGGATACATGATTCTATGTGCGGTAGGCAGTATGATAGCTGCTATGATTACTGGCTTTTTTGCCGCAAAAGTTGCAGCGGGATTTTCTGTTCGTCTCCGTGGAATGGTATTTGAAAAGACGATGTCTTTCTCGATGGAAGAAATCAATGGTTTTTCCACCTCGAGTTTGATTACACGCTCAACCAATGATATTACCCAAATTCAGCTACTAATTGCAACTGGACTTCAAGTTTTAGTCAAAGCACCCATTTTAGCAGTTTGGGCAGTTCTTAAAATCATGGGGAAAAGCTGGCAATGGACGGCTGCTACTGGTTTTGCCGTATTGTTTCTCATTGTCATGCTATCGGTCATTATTATTGTCGCTTTGCCAAAGTTTAAAGTGATTCAGACGTTAACGGACAATTTAAATCGAGTAACAAGAGAACATTTGTCCGGGATTCGTGTCGTTCATGCCTACAACGCTGGAGGCTATCAGGAAGAGAAATTTGACAAAGCAAACAATGATCTTACGAATACGAATTTATTTACAAGCCGAGTCATGGCGATATTGATGCCTACTATGGGACTTATCATGTCTGGTCTCGGTCTAGTTATTTATTGGATTGGAGCATTTTTAATCAACCAGGCTGCCGTACCTGATCGATTATCCTTGTTCTCAGATATGGTTGTATTCTCGTCATATGCGGTGCAGGTAATCATGGCATTTATGATGCTTTCGTTTGTGTTTATCATGCTTCCTCGTGCATCTGTCTCTGCCAAACGTATTAACGAAGTACTAAATACAAAGGCAAAAATTATAGATGGAAACTTGACGGATGGAAAGGAAGGTCTTTCTGGAGAAATTGAATTCCGTAATGTTAGTTTTAAATATCCAGACGCAAAAGACTATATCCTTCGTAATATCACCTTCTCAGCACATAAAGGTGAAACGGTGGCAATTATTGGTTCAACCGGTAGTGGGAAAACTTCATTAGTTAATTTGATCCCTCGATTTTATGATGCTACGGAGGGAGAAATATTCATTAATGGAATGAACGTGAAGAATTATTCACAAGAAGCATTACACGATAAGCTAGGGTATGTATCTCAAAAAGCTGTTTTATTTAGGGGTACCGTGTCTTCCAATGTAGCTTACGGTCACAACGTAAATATCGTATCAGAAGAAACAGGTATTAAAAAAGCGATAGAAATTGCACAGGCAACAGAATTTGTTGAAAAAATGGAGAATCAGTACGAAGGTGAAATTGCTCAGGGCGGTACAAATATATCTGGTGGACAGAAACAAAGATTATCTATCGCACGTGCGATTTTCAAACAACCCGAAATTTATCTGTTCGACGATTCATTTTCTGCGTTAGATTATAAGACAGATAGAACATTGCGTTCGTTACTCAAAAAAGAAATCAAGGATGCCACAACGATCATTGTTGCACAACGAATAGGTACCATTAAGGATGCAGACCGAATTGTTGTTTTAGATGATGGGGAAGTCGTCGGCATGGGAACGCATCAAGAGCTTATGATCAATTGCGAGGTATATCAAGAAATTGCTTATTCTCAATTGTCAAAGGAGGAGCTTGAAATTGGATAA
- a CDS encoding TRAP transporter large permease: MLPVFFVSLFVFIFLSVPIAFSLGLSTVLGVWMHDTLPLEIVPQRIFVSMNSFPLMAIPFFILAGNLMGEGSMSKRLVNFASSLVGHFTGGLAMVAIVTSMFFAAISGSGAATTAAIGSILIPAMVARGYKIEYAAANQAVSGALGIIIPPSIAMILYGVAAEVSIGDLFIAGILPGLLITFSLLVSAYIIANRNGYKGEERKSFPDVLKSFKESILALLMPIIVLGGIYSGIFTPTEASVVAVVYSFVVGYFVYRDLTIQQVADTLKKSAISSSVIMIVIGTAGLFGFFIEMNGVPGMIYSSISDVITNKYIFLIIVNIILFVAGMFLEGGAAILIFVPLLLGTAVNLGIDPVHFGVIMVCNLAIGLVTPPVGIDLFVVSQLTKLSIVKIAKAVIPLIFILIVDVLVISFFPPLSTWLPSLLK, translated from the coding sequence ATGTTACCAGTATTTTTTGTCTCTCTATTTGTCTTCATATTTTTAAGTGTACCGATCGCGTTTTCTTTGGGTCTGTCAACGGTATTAGGCGTGTGGATGCATGATACCCTTCCTTTGGAGATAGTTCCTCAAAGAATATTTGTTTCTATGAATTCCTTTCCTTTGATGGCGATCCCTTTCTTTATTCTTGCTGGAAATTTAATGGGTGAAGGGAGTATGTCAAAGAGACTAGTTAATTTCGCTAGTTCACTAGTTGGCCATTTTACCGGTGGATTAGCCATGGTGGCAATTGTTACATCCATGTTTTTTGCAGCCATTTCTGGTTCGGGGGCAGCAACTACGGCGGCTATTGGATCCATACTGATTCCTGCCATGGTAGCCAGAGGTTATAAAATTGAATATGCAGCAGCAAATCAAGCCGTTTCCGGAGCATTGGGAATCATTATTCCACCAAGTATTGCTATGATCCTGTACGGAGTGGCTGCTGAAGTCTCAATAGGAGATCTGTTTATTGCAGGAATTCTCCCAGGGTTATTAATCACTTTCTCCCTACTAGTAAGTGCCTATATTATTGCAAATCGCAATGGTTATAAAGGGGAAGAGAGAAAAAGTTTTCCGGATGTATTAAAGTCTTTCAAAGAATCAATTTTAGCATTATTGATGCCAATAATCGTACTAGGTGGGATTTATTCTGGTATTTTCACTCCAACAGAAGCTTCTGTTGTAGCCGTTGTTTATTCCTTTGTAGTTGGGTATTTTGTTTACCGAGATCTGACCATACAACAAGTGGCTGATACATTGAAGAAATCTGCGATAAGCAGTTCTGTCATTATGATAGTAATTGGGACTGCTGGACTATTTGGCTTCTTTATTGAAATGAATGGTGTACCTGGAATGATCTATAGTTCTATATCAGATGTCATAACAAATAAATATATTTTCTTAATTATCGTTAATATCATTTTATTTGTGGCTGGAATGTTCCTAGAGGGGGGAGCAGCAATCCTAATTTTTGTGCCATTATTACTTGGTACTGCAGTAAATTTAGGAATAGATCCTGTTCACTTTGGGGTCATAATGGTGTGTAACTTGGCGATTGGCCTAGTAACACCACCAGTTGGCATTGATTTATTTGTGGTTTCACAGTTAACGAAGTTATCGATTGTAAAAATTGCCAAAGCAGTCATTCCATTAATCTTTATATTAATCGTAGACGTGCTAGTGATTTCTTTCTTCCCGCCACTTTCTACTTGGCTGCCTTCTCTATTAAAATAG
- a CDS encoding transketolase: MKSSLSKEKIKLLKEKASEARKLIIETVHHAGAGHIGGPMSATDILTNLYFHEMNIDPDDPRSEERDRFVLSKGHSAIGLYAVLALRGYLPVEELQTFDSLNSRLQAHPDMNTLPGLDMSTGSLGQGISAAVGIALGAKLQGKRYRTYCMIGDGESQEGQVWEAADIASKYELDNLVGILDYNKLQQFGWSGEEKSRKNPIHDPKDRWESFRWHVIEIDGHNQEEIENAFNEAREVKTKPVMIIANTVKGKGVSFMENQYLWHSRIPTDDELNQAKKELEMGAL; encoded by the coding sequence ATGAAATCGTCGTTAAGTAAGGAAAAAATAAAGTTACTAAAAGAAAAAGCATCTGAGGCTAGGAAACTAATTATCGAGACCGTTCATCATGCAGGTGCAGGTCATATTGGTGGTCCAATGTCAGCAACCGATATTCTAACCAATTTATATTTTCATGAAATGAATATAGATCCGGATGATCCAAGAAGTGAGGAAAGAGATCGATTTGTATTATCTAAAGGACATTCAGCGATCGGTCTTTATGCAGTTTTAGCATTGAGAGGATATTTACCGGTAGAGGAACTTCAAACCTTTGATTCATTAAATTCCCGTTTGCAGGCTCATCCAGATATGAACACTCTACCTGGTCTTGACATGTCTACTGGTTCTTTAGGTCAGGGAATTTCGGCGGCTGTGGGAATTGCCTTAGGGGCGAAGCTTCAAGGTAAAAGATACCGTACGTACTGCATGATTGGAGATGGAGAATCTCAAGAAGGGCAAGTATGGGAGGCTGCGGATATTGCTTCTAAGTATGAACTAGATAATTTAGTTGGCATTCTTGATTATAACAAGCTGCAGCAATTTGGTTGGAGTGGAGAAGAGAAGTCAAGAAAGAACCCTATCCATGACCCAAAAGATAGATGGGAATCCTTTAGATGGCACGTGATTGAAATTGACGGCCATAACCAAGAGGAAATAGAGAATGCATTCAATGAAGCGAGAGAAGTTAAGACAAAACCAGTTATGATCATTGCAAACACAGTAAAAGGTAAGGGTGTTTCATTTATGGAAAACCAATATCTATGGCATTCTCGTATCCCGACAGATGATGAGCTAAATCAGGCGAAAAAAGAACTTGAAATGGGGGCATTGTAA
- a CDS encoding GH1 family beta-glucosidase, whose amino-acid sequence MKFPHDFLFGAASASYQVEGAWNEDGKGLTNWDVFSKIPGKTFEGTNGDVAIDHYHRYKEDIKLMAEMGLESYRFSVSWARILPTGDGEVNQKGLEFYNNLINECLKYGIVPFVTLYHWDLPQTLEEDGGWTNKRTADAFVKYAEICFCAFGDRVKHWITFNETVMFCGLGYLKGAHPPGIQNDEKKYFQATHYVFYAHAKAVEIYKQLNHYGEIGITHVFLPAYSVDDQKENLLAAQHANEYETFWYYDPILKGEYPSYVVKQLEEKGWTPNWTEEELDTLKRNSSKNDFIGLNYYQPIRVEKINEAVSTLEHSRETSTLAPGNPSFDAFYRTVKMEDKTYTKWGWEISPQGFLDGLHMLKARYGDIKMYVTENGLGDEDPIIDGEIVDVPRIKYIEEHLKVVKQAIKEGIHLKGYYAWSVIDLLSWLNGYKKQYGFIYVDHKDNLNRKKKLSFHWYKHIIETRGEEL is encoded by the coding sequence ATGAAGTTTCCACATGACTTTTTATTCGGTGCAGCTTCTGCTTCTTATCAAGTAGAAGGTGCTTGGAATGAGGATGGAAAAGGACTTACGAATTGGGATGTGTTCTCTAAGATCCCTGGAAAAACATTTGAAGGTACAAATGGAGATGTGGCAATCGATCATTATCATCGTTACAAAGAAGATATTAAATTAATGGCTGAAATGGGTCTCGAATCTTACAGATTTTCAGTCTCGTGGGCACGTATTTTGCCAACCGGTGACGGTGAGGTAAATCAAAAAGGTTTGGAGTTTTACAACAATCTCATTAATGAATGCTTAAAATATGGAATCGTACCATTTGTCACTCTGTATCACTGGGATCTACCACAGACATTAGAAGAAGACGGAGGCTGGACAAATAAGAGAACAGCTGATGCGTTTGTTAAGTATGCAGAAATCTGCTTCTGTGCGTTTGGTGATCGTGTTAAGCATTGGATTACGTTCAATGAAACCGTGATGTTTTGTGGATTAGGTTATTTAAAAGGAGCACATCCACCTGGGATTCAAAATGATGAGAAAAAATATTTTCAAGCAACACATTATGTTTTTTATGCGCATGCGAAAGCAGTAGAAATCTATAAACAACTGAATCATTACGGTGAGATTGGGATTACTCATGTATTCCTACCAGCATACAGTGTTGATGATCAAAAAGAGAATTTGCTAGCGGCTCAACATGCCAATGAATATGAAACTTTTTGGTATTATGATCCGATTTTAAAAGGGGAATATCCTTCTTATGTGGTTAAGCAATTAGAAGAAAAAGGCTGGACTCCGAATTGGACAGAAGAAGAACTTGATACATTAAAGAGAAATAGTTCCAAAAACGACTTTATCGGTCTGAATTACTATCAACCGATTCGTGTTGAAAAAATAAATGAAGCTGTTTCTACTTTAGAACACTCAAGGGAAACGTCTACTCTAGCACCTGGTAACCCATCGTTTGATGCATTTTATCGTACGGTAAAAATGGAAGATAAAACCTATACTAAATGGGGATGGGAAATTTCTCCCCAGGGATTTTTGGATGGGCTTCATATGTTAAAAGCCCGTTATGGAGACATTAAAATGTACGTAACAGAAAACGGTCTTGGAGATGAGGATCCGATTATTGATGGTGAAATTGTTGATGTTCCTCGTATTAAATATATTGAAGAACATTTAAAAGTGGTTAAACAAGCGATTAAAGAAGGCATTCATTTAAAAGGATATTATGCCTGGTCTGTTATCGATTTATTAAGCTGGTTAAATGGATATAAAAAACAATATGGGTTTATTTATGTAGATCACAAAGATAATTTGAACCGAAAGAAAAAACTGTCGTTTCACTGGTACAAGCATATCATTGAAACGAGAGGAGAAGAGCTATAA
- the pdxR gene encoding MocR-like pyridoxine biosynthesis transcription factor PdxR, with protein sequence MEWKPDKQLDIPIYQQIANYIQKRIAYGEYPPGTLLPSERKLAKDLEVNRATIVTAYDVLYSNGMIERIKGSGTRVHSDVWGLTRSRVPNWDLYVERGSFLPNLPLFQQIRDEVLEKDLINFASGELASDLMPNTIFKEILSKSDFQQSLGYDHPQGNLELRNSLVTHLKSHKNINCSSQSILITSGAQQALYLVSQCLLEKGDAVAYEDPSYAHSLPIFRTMELKTFKLPVNEDGINPDDILKLYQKHNIKMLFLNPIFQNPTGTILPLEKRKRVLEITNELGIPVVEDDPYSLVSFSEEIDTSTLKSIDDAGSVLYISSFSKIAASGLRIGWIIGPDKIIQRLADAKQQIDFGHSIFPQWIASEYLQSHYFDQNLHSLKKLLTEKRNILISCLKEELSDKLSFHVPEGGIHIWCRLHGDINEYHLLEESLRNGVAFVPGSLFGSKRGYIRLTFGRVDSHLISEGIQRLKRSFVKLKI encoded by the coding sequence ATGGAATGGAAACCAGACAAACAATTAGATATCCCTATTTATCAACAAATAGCTAATTATATTCAAAAGAGAATTGCCTATGGAGAGTATCCCCCTGGAACCCTTCTTCCTTCTGAACGAAAGTTAGCAAAAGACCTAGAAGTGAATAGAGCGACCATTGTAACAGCATATGATGTATTATATTCGAATGGCATGATTGAACGGATCAAAGGTAGTGGAACAAGGGTCCACTCAGATGTTTGGGGCTTAACTCGATCTCGGGTCCCTAATTGGGATCTCTATGTCGAGCGCGGGTCTTTTTTACCTAATCTTCCTCTATTCCAACAGATCAGGGATGAAGTGTTAGAAAAGGATTTAATCAACTTTGCTAGTGGAGAATTGGCAAGTGACTTAATGCCAAACACGATTTTCAAAGAAATCTTATCAAAAAGTGACTTCCAACAATCACTTGGATATGACCATCCACAAGGAAACCTTGAACTTCGCAATAGCTTAGTTACTCATCTTAAGTCACATAAAAATATCAATTGCTCTAGTCAATCTATTCTTATTACGTCAGGAGCACAACAGGCATTGTATTTAGTTTCTCAATGCTTGTTGGAAAAGGGAGATGCTGTCGCCTATGAGGACCCTTCTTACGCCCATTCCCTCCCCATCTTTCGAACAATGGAGTTAAAAACCTTTAAACTACCTGTAAATGAAGATGGCATTAATCCAGATGATATTTTAAAGTTATATCAAAAACATAATATTAAAATGCTATTTTTAAATCCCATTTTTCAGAATCCAACTGGTACTATTCTGCCTCTTGAAAAAAGAAAACGGGTACTAGAAATTACAAATGAACTAGGTATTCCTGTTGTAGAAGACGATCCTTATAGTCTAGTATCTTTTTCAGAAGAAATCGATACCTCTACCTTAAAGTCTATTGACGATGCAGGTAGTGTTTTATATATCAGTTCTTTTTCTAAGATTGCAGCTTCTGGATTAAGAATTGGTTGGATTATTGGACCGGATAAAATTATTCAGCGTCTGGCAGATGCCAAACAACAGATAGATTTTGGACATAGTATTTTCCCACAATGGATAGCCAGTGAATATTTACAGTCACATTACTTTGATCAAAACCTACATTCTTTAAAAAAATTACTTACTGAGAAAAGAAACATCCTTATTTCCTGCTTAAAAGAAGAACTTTCTGACAAATTATCTTTCCATGTTCCTGAAGGTGGAATCCATATTTGGTGTAGATTGCATGGAGATATAAATGAGTATCATCTGCTTGAGGAATCGTTACGTAATGGGGTGGCTTTTGTTCCTGGGTCTCTTTTTGGATCTAAAAGAGGCTATATTCGACTTACCTTTGGTCGTGTGGACTCACATCTCATTTCTGAAGGGATACAAAGACTCAAACGATCGTTTGTAAAACTAAAAATATAA
- a CDS encoding tartrate dehydrogenase: MKTFKIAVIPGDGIGPEVINEGIKLMNKIAELDGRMKFQFTHFSWGCEYYLKHGRMMDEDGIEQLKSYDAIYLGAVGYPGVPDHISLWDLLLRIRKEFDQYVNIRPITLLNGAPCPIVGGSKVTIDMLFIRENSEGEYAGAGDWLFKGKPQEVVLQTGVFSRVGTERIFRYAFETASREGKTLTSISKGNALNYSMVFWDQVFEEVGKEYPNVQTYSYLVDAAAMFMIKDPKRFEVVVTSNLFGDILTDLGAALAGGLGLAAGANINPERKYPSMFEPIHGSAPDIAGKGIANPLAAIWSASQMFDFFGFEDIGKQILLAIEKTLEEGSVLTQDLGGYASTSEVGAHVGEIYKDMIQSSASV; this comes from the coding sequence ATGAAAACCTTTAAGATTGCCGTCATACCAGGTGATGGTATTGGTCCCGAAGTGATTAATGAAGGAATCAAGCTAATGAATAAAATAGCCGAATTGGATGGACGAATGAAATTTCAGTTTACGCATTTCTCATGGGGGTGTGAATATTATTTGAAGCATGGGAGGATGATGGATGAAGACGGTATCGAGCAGCTAAAAAGCTATGATGCCATCTACCTTGGGGCAGTTGGCTATCCAGGTGTTCCAGATCATATTTCCCTTTGGGATCTCCTTTTACGAATTCGAAAAGAATTTGATCAGTACGTAAATATTCGCCCTATTACCCTATTAAACGGTGCTCCTTGTCCCATAGTAGGAGGAAGTAAAGTAACGATTGATATGCTCTTCATCCGAGAGAATAGTGAGGGAGAGTATGCAGGAGCTGGTGACTGGCTTTTCAAAGGAAAACCTCAGGAAGTGGTTCTCCAGACAGGTGTCTTTTCAAGAGTAGGTACCGAGCGTATTTTTCGTTACGCGTTTGAAACGGCATCTAGAGAAGGAAAGACCTTAACTAGTATTAGTAAAGGAAATGCCTTGAACTATTCAATGGTATTCTGGGATCAAGTGTTTGAGGAAGTAGGAAAGGAATATCCAAATGTTCAAACCTACTCCTATTTAGTGGATGCAGCAGCCATGTTTATGATTAAAGACCCAAAGAGATTTGAAGTGGTAGTAACTTCAAACTTATTTGGAGATATACTAACCGATTTGGGAGCTGCACTGGCAGGCGGATTAGGATTGGCCGCAGGAGCGAATATTAATCCAGAAAGAAAGTACCCTTCCATGTTTGAACCGATTCATGGATCAGCACCGGACATTGCTGGAAAGGGAATTGCAAACCCTCTAGCCGCTATTTGGTCTGCCAGCCAAATGTTTGACTTCTTTGGTTTTGAGGATATTGGGAAGCAGATTCTCCTTGCAATTGAGAAAACACTAGAAGAAGGTTCTGTACTTACTCAGGATCTGGGTGGTTATGCGTCTACTTCAGAGGTTGGAGCACATGTTGGTGAAATATATAAGGATATGATACAATCAAGTGCATCAGTGTGA
- a CDS encoding MarR family winged helix-turn-helix transcriptional regulator has product MDYKELAEELLRNMTRTAKMPFQKKVEDISHGEKKILGFLTFAKSSATSGELSEALYLTTPRVASALNSLSKKGFIERSRDANDKRIVIVTITEEGIHFMEEERKEALSMIEQTLEKLGEHDAKEFVRILKRITDITIESE; this is encoded by the coding sequence ATGGATTATAAAGAGTTGGCGGAAGAGCTGTTACGTAATATGACCAGAACAGCTAAGATGCCATTTCAGAAAAAAGTAGAAGATATTTCACATGGAGAGAAGAAAATTTTAGGATTCCTCACGTTTGCAAAGAGCAGTGCTACTTCAGGTGAACTGAGTGAGGCATTATATCTAACAACTCCTCGTGTGGCATCGGCACTCAATAGTTTATCCAAAAAAGGATTTATTGAACGAAGCAGAGATGCTAATGATAAACGCATTGTCATTGTCACGATTACTGAAGAGGGTATTCATTTTATGGAAGAGGAGCGCAAAGAGGCGTTATCGATGATTGAGCAAACACTTGAAAAGCTTGGGGAACATGATGCAAAAGAATTTGTTCGTATCTTGAAAAGAATAACCGACATTACCATTGAAAGTGAGTAA
- a CDS encoding YfmQ family protein: protein MVWTILFLILISLVKVLPTVLPLGAVEWIMSKFATHAKLDDQKVSVTIDNHSLDHEEKMVFIKYFNEAIFMEKYYIYPGTEHSFFPPEKNGKHIIIDAKMGNNDVRLYLYNDKNSIDVVKQFKKKVIAYNIHSESLQEYFISKGEKVI, encoded by the coding sequence ATGGTTTGGACTATTTTATTTTTAATTCTTATAAGTCTAGTAAAAGTATTACCAACCGTTCTTCCACTAGGAGCAGTTGAATGGATTATGAGCAAGTTTGCAACTCATGCAAAGCTTGATGATCAAAAGGTTTCAGTAACTATAGATAATCATTCTTTAGATCATGAAGAGAAGATGGTATTTATTAAGTATTTTAATGAAGCGATCTTTATGGAAAAATATTATATCTATCCAGGAACAGAACATTCATTTTTTCCACCAGAAAAGAATGGAAAACACATCATCATTGACGCGAAAATGGGGAACAACGATGTGAGACTATATCTATATAATGACAAAAATTCTATTGATGTGGTCAAGCAGTTCAAGAAAAAGGTAATAGCGTATAATATCCATTCAGAAAGTTTACAAGAATACTTTATTTCAAAAGGTGAGAAAGTAATTTAA
- a CDS encoding transketolase family protein, which yields MKSVVPQKNVSMRDVFGDTLLKFSLESSRVYAIDGDLANSTKLDTVANGNPKKFLQMGIAEQNMMSVAAGLATTGLQPWACTFAAFLSKRAIDQIQVQIAQPKLDVKMIGAYSGLLTGVTGKTHQALEDIAIFRSLANMVVLAPADAIEMKQMMEFAHKYEGPVYIRIARDPYPVIVDGKYQFEFGKAATLKDGKDVTIISTGTQTSRSLVAAEQLEAEGISVAVVHMPTIKPLDIDAIIKAAECTGVIVTAEEHSIYGGLGSAVAEVLVEECPVPMLRVGVRDVNSESANNDDLLEKYGLSEGHIVKTVKEVLKKKQK from the coding sequence ATGAAAAGTGTAGTTCCACAAAAAAATGTATCAATGAGAGACGTGTTTGGCGATACACTACTTAAATTTTCCTTGGAGTCCAGTCGAGTATATGCGATTGATGGTGACTTAGCGAACTCTACTAAATTAGATACAGTGGCTAATGGCAATCCAAAGAAGTTTCTACAAATGGGAATTGCTGAACAGAATATGATGAGTGTTGCTGCTGGACTTGCGACAACGGGTTTACAGCCGTGGGCATGTACATTTGCTGCCTTCTTGTCTAAACGGGCAATTGACCAAATACAAGTTCAAATTGCACAGCCAAAGCTAGATGTAAAAATGATTGGTGCTTATAGCGGTTTATTAACTGGTGTTACAGGAAAAACACACCAGGCGCTTGAAGATATTGCGATCTTCCGCTCTCTTGCCAATATGGTTGTACTTGCTCCCGCAGATGCCATTGAAATGAAGCAAATGATGGAGTTTGCACATAAGTACGAAGGTCCTGTCTATATACGAATCGCACGTGATCCGTATCCTGTAATTGTTGATGGTAAGTATCAATTTGAATTCGGTAAAGCTGCTACCTTAAAAGATGGAAAAGATGTAACGATTATTTCAACAGGAACACAAACTAGTCGTTCATTAGTGGCTGCGGAACAACTAGAAGCCGAAGGGATTTCAGTTGCGGTTGTTCATATGCCTACGATCAAACCTTTGGATATTGACGCAATCATTAAAGCAGCAGAGTGCACTGGAGTTATTGTAACCGCTGAAGAACATAGTATTTATGGTGGATTAGGAAGTGCTGTGGCAGAGGTACTAGTTGAAGAATGTCCAGTTCCGATGTTACGTGTAGGTGTAAGAGATGTAAACTCTGAATCTGCGAATAATGACGACTTGCTTGAAAAGTATGGGCTTTCTGAAGGACATATTGTTAAAACAGTGAAAGAAGTTTTAAAGAAGAAACAAAAATAA